A genomic stretch from Candidatus Kapaibacterium thiocyanatum includes:
- a CDS encoding cysteine sulfinate desulfinase yields MLQQDIISHLREQFPILERSVHDRPLVYLDTAATAQKPKVVIDAIASYYSVSNSNVHRGAHALAAEATGLYEDARHMAAMLLHAARMEEIVFTKGTTEGINLVASAWGAANVGNDDEILVTYMEHHANIVPWQMLCERTGATLRVVPIHDDGSLDMDACASMMNERTRMVAVTHVSNTLGTVNDVAAICAMARRYGAATLVDGAQAVPHVAVDVQAIGCDFYVFSAHKLYGPTGFGILYGRYDVLNAMPPYQGGGSMISRVSFEKTTYNDVPMRFEAGTPHIAGAAGLAAAIRWFMDIDHAMLLEHERELTTAATTGLTSIDGLRIIGNAPGKLGIVSFVVDGVHAHDIGTLIDAMGVAIRTGHHCTQPLMERFGVTSTARASFACHTTREEVDILVDSVNKAVRMLR; encoded by the coding sequence ATGCTACAGCAGGATATCATATCGCATCTCCGGGAGCAATTCCCGATCCTCGAACGATCGGTGCACGATCGCCCACTCGTCTATCTCGACACGGCGGCCACGGCACAGAAGCCCAAGGTCGTGATCGATGCCATCGCCTCGTACTACTCGGTGTCGAACAGCAACGTCCATCGCGGCGCTCACGCGCTCGCGGCGGAGGCGACAGGTCTCTACGAGGATGCACGTCATATGGCGGCCATGCTGCTGCATGCCGCGCGTATGGAAGAGATCGTGTTCACGAAGGGAACGACGGAAGGCATCAACCTCGTGGCTTCGGCATGGGGAGCGGCCAACGTGGGAAACGACGACGAGATCCTCGTGACGTACATGGAACATCATGCCAATATCGTACCGTGGCAGATGCTCTGTGAACGTACGGGAGCGACCTTGCGTGTGGTGCCGATCCACGACGACGGTTCGCTGGACATGGACGCCTGTGCGTCGATGATGAACGAACGTACGCGGATGGTCGCCGTAACGCATGTCTCCAATACGCTTGGGACCGTCAATGACGTCGCGGCCATATGCGCCATGGCTCGCAGGTACGGTGCCGCTACGCTCGTCGATGGCGCGCAGGCAGTGCCCCACGTTGCCGTCGACGTCCAGGCCATCGGCTGCGACTTCTACGTCTTCTCCGCGCACAAGCTCTACGGTCCGACGGGCTTCGGAATCCTCTACGGCCGATACGATGTGCTGAACGCCATGCCGCCGTATCAGGGGGGGGGATCGATGATCTCGCGGGTGTCCTTCGAGAAGACGACCTACAACGACGTCCCGATGCGCTTCGAAGCCGGTACCCCGCACATCGCCGGTGCCGCCGGGCTCGCTGCTGCGATACGATGGTTCATGGACATCGATCATGCGATGCTGCTCGAGCACGAGCGTGAACTCACGACGGCAGCGACGACCGGACTGACGTCGATCGACGGGCTGCGCATCATCGGCAACGCCCCCGGAAAACTCGGCATCGTCTCCTTCGTGGTCGACGGTGTCCATGCCCACGACATCGGTACGCTGATCGATGCCATGGGGGTGGCCATCAGGACCGGACACCACTGTACGCAGCCGCTGATGGAGCGCTTCGGCGTGACCTCCACGGCTCGTGCTTCCTTCGCCTGCCACACGACGCGTGAAGAGGTCGACATCCTGGTCGATTCCGTCAACAAGGCCGTGAGAATGCTGCGATGA
- a CDS encoding SUF system Fe-S cluster assembly protein, whose product MNTDAHLRDKVIEALQTIYDPEIPINIYELGLIYEVRVVDGAAVHILMTLTTPNCPSAQSLPAEVEQKARSVEGVTDVTVQITFDPPWDKTMMSEAALFQIGLF is encoded by the coding sequence ATGAACACTGACGCGCATCTGCGGGACAAGGTTATCGAAGCGTTACAGACGATCTACGATCCCGAGATCCCGATCAATATCTACGAACTCGGACTGATTTACGAAGTTCGCGTCGTCGACGGGGCGGCCGTGCATATTCTCATGACGCTGACGACTCCCAATTGTCCGTCCGCCCAGTCGCTACCTGCCGAAGTCGAACAGAAGGCCAGGTCCGTGGAAGGCGTCACGGACGTGACCGTACAGATTACCTTCGATCCGCCGTGGGACAAGACCATGATGTCCGAGGCCGCTTTGTTTCAAATCGGGTTGTTCTGA
- a CDS encoding heme biosynthesis protein HemY codes for MNVSIKALAEIKKIKEQNSIPDDYGLRLGVKGGGCSGMSYTLGFDASSRENDRVLEAEGVRMFIDTKSMFYLMGITLDFSDGLMGKGFTFNNPNATKTCGCGSSFGV; via the coding sequence ATCAATGTCTCGATCAAGGCCCTGGCCGAAATCAAGAAGATCAAGGAACAGAACAGCATTCCCGACGACTACGGCCTCCGGCTGGGCGTCAAGGGCGGCGGCTGTTCCGGCATGTCCTATACGCTCGGATTCGATGCGTCCTCGCGTGAGAACGACCGCGTTCTCGAAGCCGAAGGCGTGAGGATGTTCATCGATACCAAGAGCATGTTCTATCTCATGGGCATCACGCTGGACTTCAGCGACGGCCTCATGGGCAAGGGCTTCACTTTCAACAATCCGAATGCAACCAAGACCTGTGGTTGCGGTTCATCGTTCGGCGTCTAA
- a CDS encoding aminoacyl-tRNA hydrolase, with protein sequence MKLSTTAPSWLIVGLGNPGAKYAATRHNIGFMVVDELARQHDAEWKEPSSLWQEASYRHAGQSVLLVKPLTYMNDSGRAVKHLLGLHRLGPDRVVAIVDEYNFPTGRIHLRSSGSDGGHNGLTSMITELGTPSFWRLRCGIDRKFGPGGLVDYVLGAFPADEEEALRTMITSAVKAVDDIVRIGAERAMQGVNTQQQSPTP encoded by the coding sequence ATGAAATTATCCACGACCGCACCCTCCTGGCTGATCGTCGGCCTCGGCAACCCCGGAGCGAAGTATGCCGCAACCCGGCATAACATCGGTTTCATGGTCGTCGACGAACTGGCCAGGCAGCACGACGCCGAGTGGAAGGAGCCGTCGTCGTTGTGGCAGGAGGCATCGTATCGTCATGCAGGACAGAGCGTTCTTCTCGTGAAGCCCCTCACCTACATGAATGACTCGGGACGTGCCGTGAAGCACCTTCTCGGCCTGCATCGCCTGGGCCCGGACCGCGTCGTGGCCATCGTGGACGAATACAACTTCCCCACCGGCAGGATCCATCTCCGGTCTTCAGGAAGCGATGGCGGACACAACGGACTGACGTCCATGATCACGGAACTGGGCACTCCCTCGTTCTGGAGGTTGCGTTGCGGTATCGACAGGAAGTTCGGTCCAGGTGGGCTCGTCGACTACGTCCTCGGTGCATTCCCTGCCGATGAAGAGGAAGCCCTGCGAACGATGATCACCAGTGCGGTGAAGGCGGTCGACGATATCGTCCGCATCGGTGCGGAACGTGCGATGCAGGGTGTGAATACGCAGCAGCAATCGCCGACACCCTGA
- a CDS encoding NADH dehydrogenase, producing the protein MGVSALLCTLFAPLAGAMALLLVKREQEKAIRVTALVMSLLTFGASLFLLPEFDKSTSAMQFVIDAKWIPAIDAGFRIGLDGTSLLLVLLTTFIMPIAILASFKSVGKQTKEYYLLLLLLQFGMTGVFMALDTFLFYVFWELILIPMYFIIGIWGGKDRVYAAIKFFLYTLAGSLLMLVAIIWLGSYGQSAGVGFTTDLMKLRAIGPDIPFDVQMWLFLAFALAFMIKVPLFPLHTWLPDAHVQAPTAGSVILAAVLLKMGTYGLIRFNLELFPQSSAYFAGPISVLAVVGIIYGALVAMVQTDIKKLVAYSSVSHLGFVVLGIFSLTVEGVQGAVIQMVNHGLSTGMLFLCVGMLYERRHTREIEDYGGITSVMPRFAVFFAIAMFASVGLPGLNGFVGEYLTLLGAFRSPFLNNWGYAIVSASGVIFAAVYLLWMFQRVMFGQNKHAENHHLRDMSRMEYWQLVPLVIFIVWIGVAPRTFMDLSERSIKAVVEHVEHFKFSRTPASASVDGNAQ; encoded by the coding sequence ATGGGCGTATCAGCACTGTTGTGTACCTTGTTCGCGCCGCTGGCCGGTGCGATGGCATTGTTGCTCGTCAAGCGCGAGCAGGAAAAGGCCATTCGCGTGACGGCGCTGGTGATGTCGCTGTTGACGTTTGGCGCGTCCCTGTTCCTTCTGCCGGAATTCGACAAGAGCACGTCTGCGATGCAGTTCGTGATCGACGCCAAGTGGATCCCCGCCATCGATGCGGGATTCAGGATCGGCCTCGATGGCACGTCCCTGCTTCTGGTATTGCTGACGACGTTCATCATGCCCATCGCCATCCTGGCGTCCTTCAAGTCCGTCGGCAAGCAGACGAAGGAATACTACCTGTTGCTGCTGCTGCTCCAGTTCGGCATGACGGGCGTCTTCATGGCCCTCGATACCTTCCTCTTCTATGTGTTCTGGGAACTCATCCTCATTCCGATGTACTTCATCATCGGGATATGGGGAGGTAAGGATCGTGTCTATGCGGCGATCAAGTTCTTCCTGTATACGCTCGCCGGTTCGCTGCTCATGCTCGTCGCCATCATCTGGCTCGGTTCCTACGGCCAGAGTGCAGGCGTCGGCTTCACGACCGACCTCATGAAGCTCCGGGCCATCGGCCCCGACATTCCCTTCGACGTCCAGATGTGGCTGTTCCTGGCCTTCGCACTGGCCTTCATGATCAAGGTGCCGCTGTTCCCGCTGCACACGTGGCTGCCCGACGCCCACGTTCAGGCCCCGACCGCCGGTTCCGTCATCCTGGCCGCCGTACTGCTGAAGATGGGAACGTATGGCCTCATCCGCTTCAACCTCGAACTGTTCCCTCAGTCGTCGGCGTACTTCGCCGGCCCCATCAGCGTCCTGGCCGTCGTAGGCATCATCTACGGTGCACTCGTGGCCATGGTCCAGACGGATATCAAGAAGCTCGTCGCCTATTCTTCGGTAAGCCACCTCGGCTTCGTCGTGCTGGGGATCTTCTCCCTCACGGTCGAAGGTGTCCAGGGTGCCGTCATCCAGATGGTCAACCACGGTCTGTCGACGGGTATGCTCTTCCTCTGCGTCGGTATGCTCTACGAGCGTCGCCATACGCGTGAGATCGAAGACTACGGCGGTATCACCAGCGTGATGCCCCGTTTCGCGGTCTTCTTCGCCATCGCCATGTTCGCTTCGGTCGGCCTGCCCGGCCTGAACGGCTTCGTCGGTGAATACCTGACGCTGCTCGGTGCCTTCCGCTCGCCCTTCCTCAACAACTGGGGCTATGCCATCGTGAGTGCCAGCGGCGTGATCTTCGCCGCCGTCTACCTGCTGTGGATGTTCCAGCGCGTGATGTTCGGACAGAACAAGCATGCGGAAAACCATCATCTGCGCGATATGAGCAGGATGGAGTACTGGCAGCTCGTACCGCTCGTCATCTTCATCGTATGGATCGGTGTCGCACCCCGGACGTTCATGGACCTGTCGGAACGCTCCATCAAGGCAGTAGTTGAACACGTAGAACACTTCAAGTTCAGTCGTACACCGGCCTCGGCGTCGGTGGACGGAAACGCTCAGTGA
- a CDS encoding 2,3-bisphosphoglycerate-dependent phosphoglycerate mutase (catalyzes the interconversion of 2-phosphoglycerate to 3-phosphoglycerate) — protein MPTLTLLRHGESQWNLENRFTGWVDVNLSPKGEQEAARAGASLADVPVDNVFTSVLLRAIRTADIALEAAGKHGLPIMRDQALNERHYGDLQGLNKKETADKYGDDQVHIWRRSYDIAPPNGESLKDTQARVIPYFDGTIAPLLRSGSNILVVAHGNSLRALIMKIEGLSPEEILKVEIPTGIPIRYELDSSLHVLSRTMLNPAHA, from the coding sequence ATGCCGACTCTGACCCTTCTTCGCCACGGCGAATCACAGTGGAATCTCGAAAATCGATTTACGGGCTGGGTCGACGTCAATCTCTCTCCCAAGGGTGAGCAGGAAGCTGCCCGCGCCGGAGCCTCGCTCGCGGACGTTCCCGTCGACAACGTCTTCACGTCGGTGCTGCTGCGCGCCATCCGCACGGCCGACATCGCCCTGGAAGCCGCCGGAAAACACGGCCTGCCCATCATGCGCGACCAGGCCCTGAACGAACGTCACTACGGCGACCTGCAGGGCCTCAACAAGAAGGAAACGGCGGACAAGTACGGTGACGACCAGGTACATATCTGGCGTCGCAGTTACGACATCGCTCCCCCGAACGGCGAATCGCTGAAGGACACGCAGGCACGCGTCATCCCCTACTTCGACGGAACCATCGCGCCCCTGCTGCGAAGCGGCTCCAACATCCTCGTCGTGGCGCACGGGAACTCGCTCCGCGCCCTCATCATGAAGATCGAAGGTCTGTCGCCCGAAGAAATTCTGAAGGTCGAAATCCCCACCGGTATACCTATCAGGTACGAACTGGATTCATCTCTCCATGTCCTTTCGAGGACCATGCTCAATCCAGCGCATGCATAA
- a CDS encoding methylmalonyl-CoA epimerase yields MISAVDHIGIAVRDLEASMELYRRIFAVTDFHREQVQDQGVDIASFLVGDVRIELTAPLHDQSPIAIFLDKRGEGIHHIAFRTDTIDDDLTRLNADGIRLINTTPQAGAHDMLIAFLHPKSTGGVLMELCSPNH; encoded by the coding sequence ATGATATCGGCCGTCGACCATATCGGTATCGCCGTGCGTGATCTCGAAGCGAGCATGGAGCTCTATCGCAGGATCTTCGCCGTTACGGACTTCCACAGGGAGCAGGTACAGGATCAGGGAGTGGACATCGCTTCCTTCCTCGTCGGCGACGTCCGTATCGAGCTCACGGCTCCCCTGCACGACCAATCCCCCATCGCCATCTTTCTCGACAAACGCGGCGAGGGCATCCATCATATCGCCTTCCGGACGGATACAATCGACGATGATCTGACGCGTTTGAACGCCGATGGTATCCGCCTGATCAATACGACTCCACAGGCAGGTGCCCACGACATGCTCATCGCCTTCCTTCATCCGAAGTCGACAGGTGGTGTGCTGATGGAGCTCTGCTCTCCCAATCACTAG